In Sediminitomix flava, a single genomic region encodes these proteins:
- a CDS encoding SpoVR family protein — MSNWTLSDLKVWNDRIENIAKEMGLDYFPQEYEVCDYHDMLGYQSYVGMPTRYPHWSFGKAFEKQHTMYKLGMSGLAYEMVINTNPCLAYLMIDNPLAMQVLTMAHVYGHNDFFKNNIHFSHTRPELALEMFRLHSNRVRSYIETPSIGIEKVERILDAAHSIRYQTDRNLLIKSLDVQEQKNNFYKNLNREPDPWDHLKPQDSRTQYDFEPDPVLDLLGFIADNNKYLEDWERDLLNMVKKESLYFLPQMETKVMNEGWASFWHFTILNRLELPADMHMDLIRSHNQVIRPHVGGLNPYHVGYTIFTKLAGSDGHQIKYDIDPQIFEVRTVDRDISFLRRFLTQELADELHLFEYQQRGTRITISEVADDDGWNKVKNTLLKNIGSNSIPIIKVQEVNPRKNTLILKHEYDERELELNYTRKTLEHIHTLWKNPIVLDTTVDNRSVRCTFSDGNFTVEES; from the coding sequence ATGAGTAACTGGACACTAAGCGATTTAAAAGTATGGAACGATAGGATTGAGAATATCGCTAAAGAAATGGGCTTGGATTACTTTCCTCAGGAGTATGAAGTTTGTGACTATCATGACATGCTGGGGTATCAATCCTATGTAGGTATGCCAACTAGATACCCGCACTGGAGCTTCGGAAAAGCCTTCGAAAAGCAACATACCATGTATAAATTGGGTATGTCTGGTTTGGCTTATGAAATGGTGATCAACACCAACCCTTGCTTAGCATACTTAATGATTGACAATCCATTGGCTATGCAGGTTTTAACAATGGCTCATGTCTATGGTCATAATGACTTTTTCAAAAATAATATACACTTTTCTCATACTAGACCTGAACTTGCTCTTGAAATGTTCAGACTACACTCAAATAGAGTCCGAAGTTACATAGAGACACCAAGTATTGGGATAGAAAAAGTAGAGCGTATTCTAGATGCAGCCCACTCTATACGTTATCAAACAGATAGAAATCTTTTGATAAAAAGTTTAGATGTACAAGAACAAAAAAACAACTTCTATAAGAACTTAAATAGAGAGCCAGACCCTTGGGATCATTTAAAACCTCAAGATTCTAGGACACAATATGATTTTGAGCCAGACCCTGTTCTAGACCTTTTAGGTTTTATTGCAGATAATAATAAGTATTTAGAAGATTGGGAAAGAGATCTGCTGAATATGGTTAAAAAAGAATCGCTTTATTTCCTACCTCAGATGGAGACAAAAGTGATGAATGAAGGATGGGCTAGCTTTTGGCATTTCACCATTCTAAACCGATTAGAGCTACCTGCAGATATGCATATGGATTTAATCAGATCACATAATCAGGTGATCAGACCCCATGTAGGTGGACTCAATCCATATCATGTTGGATATACGATTTTCACTAAATTGGCAGGGAGCGATGGTCATCAGATCAAATATGATATTGATCCTCAAATTTTTGAAGTCAGAACAGTTGATCGTGATATTTCATTCTTGAGAAGATTCTTAACTCAAGAACTGGCAGATGAATTACACCTTTTTGAATATCAGCAAAGAGGTACTAGAATTACGATCAGTGAAGTAGCTGATGATGATGGTTGGAATAAAGTAAAAAACACTTTACTGAAAAATATTGGATCAAACTCGATACCAATCATCAAAGTTCAGGAAGTAAATCCAAGAAAGAATACCTTAATTCTGAAACATGAATATGATGAAAGAGAACTAGAATTGAATTACACTCGAAAAACTCTTGAACATATTCATACACTATGGAAAAATCCAATTGTCTTAGACACAACTGTAGACAATCGTAGTGTAAGGTGTACTTTCAGCGATGGAAACTTTACTGTTGAAGAAAGCTAA